The Kroppenstedtia pulmonis genome has a segment encoding these proteins:
- the nhaC gene encoding Na+/H+ antiporter NhaC, with the protein MKKEMPFMVAMIPLICMIAVMAVTVIVLDQGPHIPLIFGTLIAAIVAWRCGYKWSELEEMMYKGIRLALPAVVIIMLVGLTIGAWIGGGIIATMIYYGLKIITPSYFLVSITAICMIVALAIGSSWSTMGTIGVAGMGIGLSMGIPAPMIAGAIISGSYFGDKMSPLSDTTNLASGLTNTDLFVHIRHMLFTTIPGIIITLTVYGFMGMKFGKEGMDIARIEKTLDVLQDSFVISPFLLLIPLLVIILVVKKVPAMPALVVGITLGFLSQLIIQGGSVSSAVATLQSGFVIDTGNEMVDNLFNRGGLDSMMYTVSMTVVAMTFGGILENTGMLQAIVNQILKLAKSARGVVASTIVSCFATNATCSEQYISIVIPSRMYVKTYREHGLHSKNLSRALEDGGTLTSVFIPWNTCGVFIFGTLGVHALDYAPYAILNYMVPIISVFYAFTGITIRKLTKEEMLQVRKEDEATLQA; encoded by the coding sequence CTGGATCAGGGTCCGCATATTCCGTTGATATTTGGCACTTTGATTGCGGCGATTGTGGCTTGGCGATGTGGCTATAAATGGTCTGAACTGGAAGAGATGATGTATAAGGGGATTCGCCTGGCTTTACCAGCTGTCGTGATCATTATGCTGGTGGGTTTAACAATCGGTGCCTGGATCGGCGGTGGAATCATTGCGACAATGATTTATTATGGATTAAAAATTATTACACCATCATATTTCCTTGTATCGATTACTGCTATTTGTATGATCGTAGCACTAGCAATCGGAAGTTCTTGGTCAACTATGGGGACAATTGGTGTAGCAGGGATGGGAATTGGACTAAGCATGGGGATACCTGCACCCATGATTGCAGGTGCGATTATTTCTGGCTCTTATTTTGGTGATAAAATGTCACCTCTTTCAGATACAACGAATCTGGCATCAGGGCTGACAAATACTGATTTATTTGTGCACATACGTCACATGCTATTCACGACGATTCCGGGGATTATAATCACGCTGACTGTCTATGGGTTTATGGGTATGAAGTTCGGAAAAGAAGGAATGGACATAGCCAGAATTGAAAAAACCTTAGATGTTCTGCAGGATAGCTTTGTCATCTCGCCATTTCTGTTGTTGATTCCACTGCTGGTTATTATTTTGGTAGTGAAAAAAGTGCCGGCAATGCCAGCCTTAGTAGTGGGGATCACCCTTGGTTTCTTGTCACAGCTGATTATTCAAGGTGGTTCAGTCTCATCAGCTGTCGCTACTCTCCAAAGCGGATTTGTCATTGATACTGGAAATGAAATGGTGGACAATCTGTTTAATCGTGGCGGTTTGGATTCAATGATGTATACGGTTTCAATGACGGTGGTAGCGATGACTTTTGGTGGGATTCTAGAAAATACTGGTATGCTTCAAGCGATTGTCAATCAAATTTTAAAACTTGCAAAGTCAGCAAGAGGAGTCGTTGCTTCTACGATTGTATCTTGTTTTGCAACAAATGCAACTTGTTCTGAGCAATACATTTCCATCGTTATACCATCACGGATGTATGTAAAAACTTACCGTGAACATGGACTTCATTCGAAAAATTTATCACGAGCACTCGAGGATGGAGGAACGCTGACATCCGTATTCATTCCTTGGAATACATGTGGAGTTTTTATCTTCGGTACACTCGGTGTTCATGCATTAGACTATGCTCCATATGCAATTTTAAACTATATGGTTCCAATCATTTCAGTTTTTTATGCCTTTACCGGAATTACGATTCGAAAACTGACAAAAGAAGAAATGCTTCAAGTCAGAAAAGAAGATGAGGCAACTTTACAAGCATGA